The Ornithodoros turicata isolate Travis chromosome 7, ASM3712646v1, whole genome shotgun sequence genome includes a region encoding these proteins:
- the LOC135401007 gene encoding uncharacterized protein LOC135401007 has protein sequence MRPKYAVVKHSAVIGGGSVIWGIKEKERLLRALKRYGTADIERLAAEVGTKDVVAVKGFLDQRRSQLRLAKNKAKTDPVHTYLHNWQKYMHRAKDQKLRTTDRAQILTEIVAGCTEKDFPQPTHDLEPNFGELYRYLADVMRDQIPAELSVTDSWVLKHLMRSVADTVKQMDLKAEKHALQCAVTHVENTSRWGEPEANAQVTSESSKDVSNSDEVDPSPKTNPALPRMAQDDPSCRSQTFRGQPHYPPWKTRANTVSATWNSLQIPPDVLHQEHAHITSMWYN, from the exons agaaaaagaaagacttTTGAGAGCTTTAAAAAGATATGGAACTGCTGATATAGAAAGGCTCGCAGCAGAAGTGGGCACAAAGGATGTTGTGGCAGTCAA GGGCTTCTTGGATCAACGACGAAGTCAGCTGCGACTTGCCAAAAACAAAGCAAAGACCGACCCCGTTCACACATACTTGCACAACTGGCAAAAGTACATGCACAGGGCAAAAGATCAAAAATTGAGAACCACTGACAGAGCCCAGATCCTCACTGAG ATAGTAGCTGGATGCACGGAGAAGGATTTTCCACAACCAACCCATGACCTGGAGCCAAACTTTGGGGAGCTGTACCGCTACTTGGCAGATGTAATGCGAGATCAGATACCCGCAGAGCTCTCTGTCACCGATAGCTGGGTGCTGAAGCATCTCATGAGATCGGTTGCAGACACTGTGAAGCAAATGGACTTGAAGGCAGAGAAGCATGCTTTGCAATGTGCCGTTACTCATGTTGAG AATACCAGCAGATGGGGTGAACCAGAAGCAAATGCACAAGTCACATCAGAGTCCTCCAAGGATGTGAGTAACAGTGACGAAGTTGATCCATCTCCTAAAACTAATCCAGCCCTGCCAAGAATGGCACAGGATGACCCCAGCTGTAGAAGCCAGACATTTCGTGGCCAGCCCCACTACCCACCTTGGAAGACTAGAGCGAACACTGTTAGTGCGACGTGGAACTCTCTCCAGATTCCTCCTGATGTGTTGCACCAAGAGCATGCACACATCACAAGTATGTGGTATAACTAG
- the LOC135401006 gene encoding E3 ubiquitin-protein ligase parkin-like, giving the protein MDSSSIVVKIKFVSMPGGSLVLTLNVKYEWSVKEVKEHIASQLGLPVDEIKVIFSGKELHDNDLFRDCDVGQHTTLHAVRSATAAAPEVTAEMRCPLSKSVLRLQLTEEEKKTLGSDIDISKVHFFVYCGSPCSNVVPAKLRVRCSMCKQGTLVVSRDPSCWEDVLEQGKISGTCQREDCTGKMAEFFFKCASHPSTSTEESSLAVLHLIKNNFLHISCLSCTEISQIVLVFPCESAHVICLECFQVYCRSRLDERRFIQDPKLGYTLPCPVGCENSLIKETHHFHLLGSDQYQRYLRFGAEESLLQSGGVLCPRPGCGAGILPDRNCNRVICGGRIEGQGCGFVFCKQCLQGYHIGPCIEAEPLTPSAQPRYEVDEAQADRSRWESASRHTIWGISKPCPKCRTPTERDGGCMHMVCTRPQCGYHWCWICQVEWSRECQGAHWFG; this is encoded by the exons ATGGATAGTAGCAGCATCGTGGTAAAGATTAAGTTTGTATCAATGCCAGGTGGAAGTCTTGTCCTCACACTGAATGTCAAGTACGAATGGTCTGTGAAGGAAGTGAAAGAGCATATTGCGTCACAGCTGGGCTTGCCTGTGGACGAAATAAAGGTCATATTTTCAGGCAAAGAACTTCATGACAACGACTTATTTAGG GACTGCGATGTGGGTCAGCACACCACACTTCATGCTGTCCGGTCGGCCACTGCTGCTGCCCCAGAGGTGACTGCTGAAATGCGTTGCCCGCTTAGCAAATCGGTTTTACGACTGCAGCTCACTGAAGAGgagaaaaagacactcggcAGCGATATAG ATATTTCAAAGGTGCACTTCTTCGTCTACTGTGGCAGCCCCTGCTCAAATGTTGTGCCTGCAAAACTACGTGTTCGTTGTTCTATGTGCAAGCAAGGAACACTTGTCGTTTCCCGG GACCCAAGTTGCTGGGAAGATGTGCTCGAACAAGGCAAGATTAGCGGTACCTGTCAGCGAGAGGACTGTACAGGCAAAATGGCAGAATTCTTCTTCAAGTGCGCATCTCATCCTTCCACTTCTACTGAAGAGTCTAGCCTTGCCGTGTTACATCTCATCAAAAACAACTTCTTACATATCTCTTGCCTTTCTTGCACCGAGATCAG TCAGATTGTACTGGTATTTCCCTGTGAGTCAGCCCATGTGATCTGCCTCGAGTGCTTCCAAGTTTACTGCAGAAGCAGGTTAGATGAAAGACGATTCATCCAGGACCCAAAACTAGGATACACGTTGCCTTGCCCAG TGGGCTGTGAGAATTCACTTATCAAAGAGACTCACCATTTTCATTTGCTTGGCAGTGATCAG TATCAACGATATCTGAGGTTTGGAGCTGAAGAGTCTTTGTTGCAATCAGGAGGGGTTCTGTGTCCCAGACCGGGATGTGGTGCAGGTATCCTTCCGGACCGAAACTGCAACAGAGTGATCTGCGGCGGTAGGATCGAAGGGCAAGGCTGCGGG TTTGTGTTCTGCAAGCAGTGTCTACAAGGGTACCACATAGGGCCATGCATTGAAGCTGAGCCTCTCACACCTTCAGCTCAG CCCAGGTATGAAGTTGATGAGGCTCAGGCGGACAGGTCTCGCTGGGAGTCTGCAAGTCGTCATACAATCTGGGGAATTTCCAAGCCTTGTCCCAAGTGTCGTACTCCGACAGAAAGAGATG GTGGCTGCATGCACATGGTGTGCACACGACCTCAGTGTGGGTATCACTGGTGCTGGATCTGCCAAGTAGAGTGGTCTCGTGAATGCCAAGGCGCACATTGGTTTGGATGA